CGCTGTTGTGCGCCAGGACATCCAGTTCGTTGGCGACGGTGAGTTCCAGGAAGGCTCGGAATTCGGTGGGCGTGGGCTCGAATTCGCGGCCGGTGAATCGGTCGCGGAACACCGGCTGGCTCGCGTCGATGCGGGGGTAGACGGCGGAGCGGTCGCAGCAGGCGTAGAGGTAGATCTGGGATTCGGACACCGGGCCGACCAGGTCCACCACCGTTGCGCGATCGGAGAGGTCGACCAGGGACTGGTCGAAGCCGTCGGTGCCGTAGACGGCATGCGCCAGGCCGGCGAGCCGGAGGTCGGGGGTGTGGCCCCAGGCGGCGAGGGTGTCGGCGACCCGCCGGAGGTGGGCCAGGAGGGTGCCGCCGGGGTGGTCGATGGTGTCCGCACCCCGATCCCGCAGGAACCGCTCGACGCGGGCCCTGCGGGAGGCGAGGGAGTCGTGATCGTTCACCGTTTCAGTGTCGCGCGCGAATCGCGGTCCGCGGCAGTTCCGTTCGCCACTTCCCGCGACCGGCTCAGCCGCGCTGGTGGCCGCGCAGCACGGTCGAGGCGGCCGAGGCCGCGAGCGACAGCGCGGCGAGCCCGCCGAAGGCCACGTGGTAGCCGGTCACCGGCGCCCACCCGGATGCCGTTGCGCGCGAGAGGATCACGGCGACCAGCGCCACGGCGAGCGCACCCCCGACCCGTTGCAGGATGTTGACCAGGGCGGTCGCATCCGGCAGCTGCTCGTGGCGGACGGCGGCGTAGGCGGACGAGACCAGGGGCATCGCCCCGACCGCGGTCGCCAGACCGGCGGCGAACAGCAGCAATTGGACGACGAGGCCGTTGACGTCGACGGGCAGGAACGCCAGCGGCAGCACGGTGAGCGCGATCGCGAGATTGCCGATCACCGCGACCCGGCCGCCGCCGAACCGATCGGTGAGCCGTCCGCCCAGCGGCAGCATGATGATCCCGCCGAGCCCGTAGGCGAGCAGATCCAGTCCGGTGCGGATGATGCCGGTGCCGTGCAGGACCTGAAAGTACAAGGGCAGCAACACCATCAGTCCGAACATCGCACCACCGGCGAAGAAGCACGCGGTGGTGGCGGCCCGGAACCCGCGGTTGGCGAACAGGCGGATGTCCAGCAGCGGCCGAGCCTCTCGCAGGGCGCGGACGACGAACGCTCCCAGCCCCGGCACCCCGAGCACCAGCGGCAGCCACACCGACAGCGACCCGAACGATCCGGTCGACCCGACCTCCGACAGCCCGTACACGATCGCGGACACGCCGCCGCCGGCCAGCACCAGTCCCAGCACGTCCAGCCGCTGCACCGGCACGCCCCCGGTACGGGGCAGATACCGCAGTCCGGCCGCCAGCCCGACAAGTCCGAACGGAATGTTGATCAGGAACAGCCATTCCCAGCTCCAGTGCGCCAGCATGAGCCCGCCGATGGTCGGCCCGATGGCGGGCGCGCCCACCACGGCGATGCCGACCACGCCCATGACCCGGCCCATGCGCTGCGGTCCGGCCGCCTGCCCGAGGATGGTCTGTCCGGCGGGAATCATGAGCCCGGCGGCCAGACCTTGCAGGATGCGCAGCGCGATCAGCCAGCTCGCGGTCGGCGCGAACGCGCAGGCGGTCGAGGCCACGGTGAAGGCGATCAGCGCCCCCATCCACAGTCGCGTCACGCCCACCCGGCGGGCCAGCCAGCCGCACACGGTCAGCGAAACCCCCAGGGCCAGCAGGTATCCGCTGGCTACCCATTGGATGGTGGCCAGCGACGCCCCCAGATCGGCCCCGATGGTGTGCAGCCCGATATTGACCAGCGACGTGTCGAGCATCCCCATGACCGCGCCGAACACGACGACGGCGGCGGTGCGCCAGACGTGCGCGGGGATCTTGTCGGAGTCGAGGCTGGATGTCTGTGTGTCCGAACGCGTTTGCGTCATCGGACCTCTCCTTCAGTTGTTGATGAGTGACTCAATTGCAGAGAGTAGCAATGATTGAGTAGCTCAACAATAGATATAATCAGCAGGTGACCGACGAACCGCCCGCCGCCGACCAGTTCCACCCCTCCGGCCTGCTGCGACACCCCACCTACGCCCTGGGCAAGTTGCACAAGGGCATCCACGCCAAGCTCGAAACGCCGCTGCGCGAGCACTGGGTGCTGACCTACCTGGCCGAGCGCGCGGAGGTCTCGCAGCAGGAGATGGCCAATGCCATGGAGATCGACCGCAGCGAGGTCGTGCGCCTCATCGACTCCCTGGAGAAGGCCGGACTGGTCACCCGCACCCGCGACCCCGAGGACCGCCGGAAATACCGTCTGGCTATCACCGCCGCCGGCGAGCGACTGCGCGCGCAGACCGATATCAAGATCCTCGAAGCCACCGATGTCCTGCTGGCCCGGCTCACCCCGGCGGAACGGCAAACGCTGCACCGGCTTTCGCTCAAGGCCCTCGGCTTCGACAGCGACGAGATCTGACCCACACCCCGGCCCGACACCAGCGCGGCGGGTACGGTGTACGCACCGAAAAGGCGACCGGCTAGGATCGAGGCCGTGCCCTCTCGTCCTCGCCTACCTCGCCTGCCCCAGCTCAACCCTCCCCTGGATGCCCGCCGCGGCTACTCCCAGCAGGAGATTCTCGGTGAATTGCGCCGCCTGATCCTGGAGGGCAACCTGCCACCGGGCACCGGCCTGCCGCTGGGCGAGATCGCGCGCATGTTCACCGTGAGCGCGATCCCGGTGCGCGAGTCGCTGCAGACGCTCATCGGCGAGGGCCTGGTCGAGCATCGCCCCAACTTCGGCTACCAGGTCACCATGCTGACCTCCGAGGAGCTCCGCGAGCTCTACGTGGTGCGCGAGCGCCTGGAGTCGGTGGCGATGGCCGCGGCCGTGCACAACGCCACCGAGGCCGATCATCAACTGGCCCGCGACATTCACGCCCGCCTCGAGCAGGCGGTGCTGACCGAGGACGCGGTCGCCTATCACCGCGAGACCCGCAATTTCCATCTCGCCCTGGTGCGCCCCTCGGGCATGCCGCGCGTGGTGCACATGCTCGAATACGCCTGGAACATCACCGAACCGGTGCAGCCCATGGTGCACGTGTCGACCATGGACCGCGTGGTGCTGCACGCCGATCACAGCAAGCAGTTGCAAGCCTTCCTCGTCAGGGATGCTGAAGGTTTGCTGTCGGCCAGCGAGGGCCATCACGCCCGCCTCAGCGGTGTCCTGGCACACCTACCCACCGACACCGGTTTGTTCGCCGAACCCGCAGGTGAAGAAGATATATAACCCCCGAGCCAGGGGCTTGTGAACATATACGGTTCCAGCAACCCCGAAGCGGCGTCCGTTCGATAGCGTGGACCCATGCGGATCCGGGTCATCAATCCCAACACCACCGCCGCGATGACGGCCCTCATCGGGGAGAGCGCGCGTCTGGTCGCGGCCCCCGGCACGATCGTCGACGCCGTCAACCCCGCCATGGGCCCGGCCTCCATCGAGAGCCACTACGACGAGGCGCTGTCGGTGCCCGGCCTGCTCGCCGAGATCGCCAAGGGCGAGGCCGAGGGCGTGGACGGCTACGTCATCGCCTGCTTCGGCGATCCGGGTCTGGACGCGGCGCGCGAGCTGGCGCGCGGACCGGTGATCGGCATCGCGGAGGCGGCCATGCAGTCGGCCAGCCATCTGGGCCGCCGTTTCAGTGTGGTCACCACCCTGGCCCGCACCGCCGGCCGCGCCTGGGAGCTGGCGGAACGCTATGGCATGGAACGCTTCTGCGCGAACGTGCACGCCTGCGAGATCCCGGTGCTCGAACTCGAGGATCCCAAGGCCCGCCGGGTGATCGCCGACGCCTGCCGCGAGGCCGTGGCCGCCGACGGCTCGGACGCGGTCGTGCTGGGCTGCGCGGGCATGGCGGATCTGTGTGAATTCCTGACCGACGAGGTCGGGGTACCCGTGGTCGACGGCGTCGCCGCCGCCACGCTGACCGTGCAATCGCTGGTCACCATGAAGTTGCGTAAGTCCGGCCGCGGGGAATTCGCGGCCCCACTACCGAAGACGTACGTGGGATTGCTCGCCGATTTCGGCATCGAGAACAAGGAGGCGCAGGCGTGACGCTGCCACCGGAGACATTGCACGGGATCGAATCCCGTGTGCAGGCTGTGGATTCGGAGCTGGTCCGGCTCTACCCGGGCGACCGGCCCGGCCAGCCGATCCACACCGCGTACGTGTCCGGCGCGGACGCCTCCGTCGACACCCCGCGCGAATGGGGTTCGGCCGCACTGGAACTCGCCGAGGCCCAGCGTGAGCTGCTGGTCGAACTGGCCGGGGAAGACGTCGTGGCAAGGGTTTTCGAGACCCTGCGCGAGCGGCCCATCCAGGACCTGCGCTTCGACTTCGAGGACGGCTACGGCACCCGCGGCGACGACATCGAGGACGCCGCGGCCCTCAATGCGGGTGCGGTGCTCAAAGCCCTTCCCGCCGAGGTGCGTTCGCGCGGCATCCGCACCAAGGGCCTGACCACCCTGGAGTGGGCGCGCGCCCTCCGCACCCTGGAGAAGGTCCTCGAGGGCGCGGGCGGTGTGCCGGAGGGCTTCGTGTTCACCGTGCCCAAGATCCGCCACGTCGAGCAGGCCGACCTCACCGTGCGGGTGTGCGAGGCCCTCGAGCAGGCGCACGGCCTGCCCGCCGGAGCGCTGAACTTCGAGCTGCAGATCGAGTCCCCGCAGGCCATCGTCGCCGCCGACGGCAGCTCCCCGGTGTCGCAGCTGATCCAGCGCTCGGCCGGACGCTGCACCGGATTGCACTACGGCACTTACGATTACAGCGCCGCGCTGGGCATCGCCCCGACGTTCCAGTCGCTCGAGCATCCGGTCGCCGATCACGCCAAGGCCGTCATGCAGGCCGCCGCGGCCACCACCGGCGTGTGGGTGTGCGACGGTTCCACCCAGGTGCTGCCGCTCGGCACCGACGCGGAGGTGCGCGCGGCGGTGTCGCGGCACTTCCGCCTGGTCACCCGCTCGCTCGAGCGCGGCTACTACCAGGGCTGGGACATGGGCGCCGGGCACCTGGTCACCCGCTGGCTGGCCACCTTCGCCTTCTTCCGCGCGGGCCTGGGTGTCGCCGCCCCGCGCATCGGCCGCTACCTGGACCGCCAGGGCGGCGCGGTGATGGACGAGCCCGCCACCGCGCAGGCGCTGGCGACCGTGGTGCTGCGCGGCCTGGAATGCGGCGCCTTCGATCCCGCCGATGTCACCGCCATCGCCCCCAAAGCCTCTGTCGATGTACTGAATCAATTGCGAGAAAGGAAGATTCCGGCGCTATGAGCGACGACTTCACGCTGCTTCCGGACCTGGCCGTGCGCACCCTGGGTGGCGCCGTGCTGTGGGCCAACGACGAGTCCTTCGCCGAGCGCGAGAACCTCATCCGCCCCGAGGCGGCCACCTACTCCCCCGCCACCTTCGGCCACAAGGGCCAGGTGTACGACGGCTGGGAGACCCGCCGCCGCCGCGGTGACAACGGCGACCACCCGGCCGGCGACGACTGCGATTCGGCCATCATCCGCCTGGGCGTGCCCGGCGTGATCAAGGGCGTGGTCGTGGACACCGCCTGGTTCAAGGGCAACTACCCGCCCGAGGTGTCGGTGGAAGCCATTGCGGTGGAAGGCCATCCGTCGACCGACGAGCTGGTCGCCGCCGAGGGCTGGACCACCATCGTGGAGCGCGCCAAGGTGAACGGCGACTCGGCCAACCCGTTCGAGGTGGATTCGCCCAAGCGCTGGACCCACGTGCGGCTGCGCATGTTCCCCGACGGCGGCATCGCCCGGCTGCGCGTGCACGGCATCGCCAAGCCGGAACTGTCGTGGCTGGAATCGGGCCCGTTCGATCTGGCCGCGATCGAGAACGGCGGCCTGGTCGCCGACTGCTCGAACCGCTTCTACTCGCACCCGCAGAACGTGCTGATGCCCGGTCGCGCCGCCAGCATGGGCGACGGCTGGGAGACCGCGCGCCGCCGCGACAAGAACACCAACGACTGGGTGCTGGTGCAGCTGGCCGCCGAGGGCGTCATCACCGCCGCGGAGATCGACACCTCGTACTTCCTGTTCAACAGCCCCGGCGCGGGTTCGCTGACCGGTATTCGCGCCGACGGCACCGAGGTGGAGCTGCTGGGCCGCACCGCGCTGCAGCCCGACACCCGCCACCGCTTCCTGATCGACGCCGGCGAGGCGGTCGTGCGGGTGCGGCTGGACGCGTTCCCCGACGGCGGCCTGGCGCGGCTGCGCCTGTTCGGCACCCTCACCGACGAGGCCCGCGCGCGCCTGCGCGCCGAGCTGGAAAATGACCTGGCGTGATCGGTCAGGGCCCGGAGGAGGCAGCCTGCGTAACCACGCAGGGCCCCCGAGCACGCCATAAAAGGATTGAGCCATGAGTTTCCTGAGTCAACCCCTATGCGGCGATTGGCTGTTTTTCGGGCTCGTGCCGGGTGGGGTTGTAGGCGATTTTGGTGCGCCAGCAGGCCCAGATGATGCGCATCCAGGCGCGGCCGAGGGTGGACGGATCAGCCCGGCCACGAAGTGCAGACTCTGGCGTGACAACGGCAGCGCGGAACGGTAGAAAAGCAACGGAAGCCCTTGGGGTACAGCGTGTCTTGGTCGACAGCCGTCCTACCAAGGGCTTCCTCATACCCCACGGAGGCGCGCCGAACCCAGTTCCGTTGCCTACCAACAACATCCATTCAGGATGAAAAGGGCTCAATATCGCGAAGCCCGACACCACGCCCGGCGAGAATGCGACTGAGACTCATCGCCTGCGGCAGGACACGTGCCCTCTCCTTCGCCGTTTCGGTGATGAGGGGGAGCCCCGGCGAATGCCGTTGCCTTGGAACAACGCATTCAGGACACCGGGGCAACTCCATTATCAACGGCTGAATAATCTCCCCAGGGGGCATCCCCTTCGATGTTTTTCACTGAGCGGTCCTCGGGTGCAGTCGGAGTTGTGAGTAACTCGTTTGCAGGGAGCTTCTGAGCTGCGGGGGTCGCGACAAGTGAGATAGCGGTCGACGGTGGATTGCAGCGCTGTGATGACCGAGGTCACAACAGCTGTGATGGCATTGCGTGGGACCAGGTTTCGGCGGTAGATGTTGATACTTGTGAGTGAAATTCTGGTGACCGGGGGCACCGGTGTCCTGGGCAGACTGATCGTCCAACAGTTGCGTGAGCAGGGTCATGAAGTCCGTGTGCTGTCACGGAGGACGGGTGCCGGTACCCATAATGGGGACTTGACCACCGGCGAAGGCGTCGCGGAGGCACTCGACGGTGTGAGGGTCGTGGTCCACGCGGCAACCGATGCGCGCAAGGTCGGACGCCCCGACCTGCGCCAGACGCAGAACTTGCTCGGCGCGGCGGCAAGCGTCGAGCACATCGTGTATCCGTCGATCGTCGGCATCGATCGAATACCTTTCCGCTACTACCGAAACAAGCTGGCCTGCGAAGAATTGATCGAACGCAGCGGCATCCCGCATACCATCGCTCGCGCAACCCAATTCCACGAGCTGATCGCATCGGCCCTGCATACCGCATCGCGATCGCCGATTGCGCCGCTGCCGCTGGATTTTCGGTTCCAGTCCGTCGCCGCCGTTGATGTCGCTCACCACGTAGCCGCCCTGGCTCAGCAGGGTCCGGT
This sequence is a window from Nocardia yunnanensis. Protein-coding genes within it:
- a CDS encoding DUF6817 domain-containing protein; its protein translation is MNDHDSLASRRARVERFLRDRGADTIDHPGGTLLAHLRRVADTLAAWGHTPDLRLAGLAHAVYGTDGFDQSLVDLSDRATVVDLVGPVSESQIYLYACCDRSAVYPRIDASQPVFRDRFTGREFEPTPTEFRAFLELTVANELDVLAHNSELADRYGPPLLDLFTRVRPHLSPAAWSACESQLAT
- a CDS encoding DHA2 family efflux MFS transporter permease subunit, yielding MTQTRSDTQTSSLDSDKIPAHVWRTAAVVVFGAVMGMLDTSLVNIGLHTIGADLGASLATIQWVASGYLLALGVSLTVCGWLARRVGVTRLWMGALIAFTVASTACAFAPTASWLIALRILQGLAAGLMIPAGQTILGQAAGPQRMGRVMGVVGIAVVGAPAIGPTIGGLMLAHWSWEWLFLINIPFGLVGLAAGLRYLPRTGGVPVQRLDVLGLVLAGGGVSAIVYGLSEVGSTGSFGSLSVWLPLVLGVPGLGAFVVRALREARPLLDIRLFANRGFRAATTACFFAGGAMFGLMVLLPLYFQVLHGTGIIRTGLDLLAYGLGGIIMLPLGGRLTDRFGGGRVAVIGNLAIALTVLPLAFLPVDVNGLVVQLLLFAAGLATAVGAMPLVSSAYAAVRHEQLPDATALVNILQRVGGALAVALVAVILSRATASGWAPVTGYHVAFGGLAALSLAASAASTVLRGHQRG
- a CDS encoding MarR family winged helix-turn-helix transcriptional regulator gives rise to the protein MTDEPPAADQFHPSGLLRHPTYALGKLHKGIHAKLETPLREHWVLTYLAERAEVSQQEMANAMEIDRSEVVRLIDSLEKAGLVTRTRDPEDRRKYRLAITAAGERLRAQTDIKILEATDVLLARLTPAERQTLHRLSLKALGFDSDEI
- a CDS encoding GntR family transcriptional regulator, whose translation is MPSRPRLPRLPQLNPPLDARRGYSQQEILGELRRLILEGNLPPGTGLPLGEIARMFTVSAIPVRESLQTLIGEGLVEHRPNFGYQVTMLTSEELRELYVVRERLESVAMAAAVHNATEADHQLARDIHARLEQAVLTEDAVAYHRETRNFHLALVRPSGMPRVVHMLEYAWNITEPVQPMVHVSTMDRVVLHADHSKQLQAFLVRDAEGLLSASEGHHARLSGVLAHLPTDTGLFAEPAGEEDI
- a CDS encoding aspartate/glutamate racemase family protein: MRIRVINPNTTAAMTALIGESARLVAAPGTIVDAVNPAMGPASIESHYDEALSVPGLLAEIAKGEAEGVDGYVIACFGDPGLDAARELARGPVIGIAEAAMQSASHLGRRFSVVTTLARTAGRAWELAERYGMERFCANVHACEIPVLELEDPKARRVIADACREAVAADGSDAVVLGCAGMADLCEFLTDEVGVPVVDGVAAATLTVQSLVTMKLRKSGRGEFAAPLPKTYVGLLADFGIENKEAQA
- a CDS encoding DUF6986 family protein produces the protein MTLPPETLHGIESRVQAVDSELVRLYPGDRPGQPIHTAYVSGADASVDTPREWGSAALELAEAQRELLVELAGEDVVARVFETLRERPIQDLRFDFEDGYGTRGDDIEDAAALNAGAVLKALPAEVRSRGIRTKGLTTLEWARALRTLEKVLEGAGGVPEGFVFTVPKIRHVEQADLTVRVCEALEQAHGLPAGALNFELQIESPQAIVAADGSSPVSQLIQRSAGRCTGLHYGTYDYSAALGIAPTFQSLEHPVADHAKAVMQAAAATTGVWVCDGSTQVLPLGTDAEVRAAVSRHFRLVTRSLERGYYQGWDMGAGHLVTRWLATFAFFRAGLGVAAPRIGRYLDRQGGAVMDEPATAQALATVVLRGLECGAFDPADVTAIAPKASVDVLNQLRERKIPAL
- the alc gene encoding allantoicase, with product MSDDFTLLPDLAVRTLGGAVLWANDESFAERENLIRPEAATYSPATFGHKGQVYDGWETRRRRGDNGDHPAGDDCDSAIIRLGVPGVIKGVVVDTAWFKGNYPPEVSVEAIAVEGHPSTDELVAAEGWTTIVERAKVNGDSANPFEVDSPKRWTHVRLRMFPDGGIARLRVHGIAKPELSWLESGPFDLAAIENGGLVADCSNRFYSHPQNVLMPGRAASMGDGWETARRRDKNTNDWVLVQLAAEGVITAAEIDTSYFLFNSPGAGSLTGIRADGTEVELLGRTALQPDTRHRFLIDAGEAVVRVRLDAFPDGGLARLRLFGTLTDEARARLRAELENDLA
- a CDS encoding SDR family oxidoreductase; protein product: MLILVSEILVTGGTGVLGRLIVQQLREQGHEVRVLSRRTGAGTHNGDLTTGEGVAEALDGVRVVVHAATDARKVGRPDLRQTQNLLGAAASVEHIVYPSIVGIDRIPFRYYRNKLACEELIERSGIPHTIARATQFHELIASALHTASRSPIAPLPLDFRFQSVAAVDVAHHVAALAQQGPVGRIADFGGPEVLTLEQMLHIWHATHTRPRGLRLPVPGKIGRGFRAGDNTCPGQCDGVQTWAKYVESKPQIEYTKS